From Pongo pygmaeus isolate AG05252 chromosome 1, NHGRI_mPonPyg2-v2.0_pri, whole genome shotgun sequence, one genomic window encodes:
- the LOC129013049 gene encoding E3 ubiquitin-protein ligase RNF4-like, which produces MSTRKHRGGAINSRQAQKRTREATSTPEISLEVEPIELVETAGDEIVDLTCESLEPVVVDLTHNDSVVIVDKRKRPRRNARRLPQDHADSCVVSSDDELLSKDRDVYVTTHTPRNARDEGATGLRPSGTVSCPVCMDRYSEIMQKRCLIVSTECGHVFCSQCLRDSLKNANTCPTCRKKINHKRYHSFYI; this is translated from the coding sequence ATGAGTACAAGAAAGCATCGTGGTGGAGCAATAAATTCTAGACAAGCCCAGAAGCGAACTCGGGAAGCAACCTCCACCCCTGAGATTTCCTTGGAAGTAGAACCCATAGAACTCGTGGAAACTGCTGGAGATGAAATTGTGGACCTCACTTGTGAATCTTTAGAGCCTGTGGTGGTTGATCTGACTCACAATGACTCTGTTGTGATTgttgacaaaagaaaaagaccaaGGAGGAATGCTaggaggctgccccaggaccaTGCTGACAGCTGCGTGGTGAGCAGTGACGATGAGTTGTTGTCCAAGGACAGAGACGTGTATGTGACTACCCACACTCCCAGAAACGCGAGGGATGAGGGCGCTACAGGCCTCAGGCCCTCGGGTACTGTCAGTTGTCCTGTCTGCATGGACAGATACTCAGAGATCATGCAGAAAAGATGTCTCATCGTTTCCACAGAATGTGGCCATGTCTTCTGTAGCCAGTGCCTCCGTGATTCCCTGAAGAATGCTAATACTTGCCCAACTTGTAGGAAAAAGATCAACCACAAACGGTACCACTCCTTTTATATATGA